In one window of Burkholderiales bacterium DNA:
- a CDS encoding RNA polymerase sigma factor, which yields MATYQELSDFLSGVERRAYKHALFAVRDEHTALDLVQDAMLKLAEKYAMRPCQELPMLFQRILQNVIRDHFRRQKVRSLWIKPLSALSPNQDDDDQDPLESLRADNVAGPMEALEQTRVFAAIERALQSLPARQREAFLLRYWEDMDVAETAAVMGCSAGSVKTHCSRATHTLATILKQKGITL from the coding sequence CTGGCTACTTATCAGGAACTATCGGATTTTCTGTCTGGAGTCGAGCGCCGCGCTTACAAGCACGCGTTGTTCGCAGTGCGCGATGAGCATACGGCGCTCGACCTCGTGCAGGACGCCATGCTGAAGCTTGCCGAAAAGTACGCGATGCGGCCTTGCCAGGAATTGCCGATGCTGTTTCAGCGGATTTTGCAAAACGTGATCCGCGATCACTTCCGACGGCAAAAGGTGCGCTCGCTCTGGATCAAGCCCTTGTCCGCGCTCAGCCCCAACCAGGATGACGACGATCAGGATCCGCTCGAATCGCTGCGTGCCGACAACGTTGCAGGACCAATGGAAGCGCTTGAACAGACGCGCGTTTTTGCCGCGATCGAGCGCGCTCTGCAAAGTCTTCCGGCGCGTCAACGCGAAGCATTTCTGCTGCGTTACTGGGAAGATATGGATGTGGCGGAAACCGCGGCGGTCATGGGTTGTTCGGCCGGCAGCGTGAAAACCCATTGCTCTCGCGCAACGCATACGCTTGCCACGATTCTGAAGCAAAAAGGAATCACGCTATGA
- a CDS encoding DUF3619 family protein, producing the protein MNEPVNEHQLGKKISGYLDRDSRNLGQQTLRHLQASRQLALSRYAGNPAQRLSTSGWATNSGYLSRFGGFRGYQFWVPVLVLVLALSALLTWQVQQHSAEQSDIDAALLAGDLPVDAYINNDFNQWVRHSLQ; encoded by the coding sequence ATGAACGAGCCAGTAAACGAGCACCAACTCGGCAAAAAAATCTCCGGTTATCTTGACCGGGATTCCCGCAATTTGGGTCAGCAGACTCTGCGGCATTTGCAGGCCTCGCGCCAACTGGCGCTTTCCCGATACGCCGGCAACCCGGCGCAGCGTTTGTCGACATCAGGGTGGGCAACGAATAGCGGATATCTGAGCCGGTTCGGCGGTTTTCGGGGCTATCAATTCTGGGTGCCCGTTCTGGTGTTGGTCCTGGCCTTGTCGGCATTGCTGACCTGGCAGGTTCAGCAACATTCCGCCGAGCAATCCGATATCGATGCCGCGCTGCTCGCCGGCGATTTGCCGGTTGACGCCTACATCAACAACGATTTCAATCAATGGGTCAGACATTCCTTGCAATAA